Proteins from a genomic interval of Bdellovibrio sp. GT3:
- a CDS encoding DNA alkylation repair protein: MTIHSEISKLQSKPRAKVLQRFFKTGHGEYAEGDVFLGLTVGQSRAIAKQFKELPLSELTHLLSSPIHEERLISLIILTQRYRKADEKEQKKIFTFLIKNRKGINNWDLVDTIAPAVFGPHLFDKDRVILYKYAKSKNVWERRIAIISTFYFLRQHDYLDTLKIAELLLQDEHDLIHKAVGWMLREVGKRDVKTEKKFLNKHAAVMPRTMLRYAIEKFPEKERLRYMKMKKA, translated from the coding sequence ATGACAATTCATTCAGAAATTTCAAAATTGCAAAGCAAACCGAGAGCGAAAGTTCTTCAAAGATTCTTTAAAACCGGCCATGGTGAGTACGCCGAAGGCGACGTGTTTTTAGGGCTAACTGTCGGTCAAAGCCGCGCTATCGCTAAGCAATTCAAGGAATTGCCTCTCTCAGAACTAACTCATCTTCTATCGTCACCCATTCACGAAGAGCGACTTATTTCCTTAATAATTCTGACACAGCGTTATCGCAAGGCAGATGAGAAAGAGCAGAAAAAGATCTTCACCTTTTTGATTAAAAATCGAAAAGGAATCAACAACTGGGATCTTGTGGACACTATTGCTCCGGCGGTTTTTGGCCCTCACCTCTTCGACAAGGACCGCGTGATCCTTTATAAATATGCAAAGTCAAAAAATGTTTGGGAGAGAAGGATTGCGATCATCTCGACTTTCTATTTTTTGCGCCAACACGACTATCTGGACACATTGAAAATCGCAGAGCTGCTTCTGCAAGACGAACACGATCTTATTCACAAAGCCGTGGGCTGGATGTTGCGCGAAGTGGGCAAACGCGATGTAAAGACCGAAAAGAAATTCCTAAACAAACACGCGGCAGTCATGCCACGGACCATGCTTCGCTACGCCATTGAAAAATTCCCCGAGAAGGAACGCCTGCGCTATATGAAAATGAAGAAGGCCTAA
- a CDS encoding transglycosylase SLT domain-containing protein, producing the protein MARFIIKNLLFILISGFLVTACGNNSSLSSSQLSSTTGDDSAAGIETPDPTPTPTPSVEPTPSPTPGALAVAPIWEAAKTDGKLWTTHVMTQLEVLGEDLLDVIPADGTTFCPKYNSLTREQRKNFWVYLISQMTKYESNFTPTMNYTENFDDSSGNNVISAGLLQLSVESGNAYGCGLKKTTDLHNPYTNLSCGIRILNRWMGKDARIAGQVSGSWRGGARYWAVLRSSNSPYAKIVAATKAISICK; encoded by the coding sequence ATGGCAAGATTCATTATAAAAAACCTGCTTTTTATTTTGATCTCGGGATTTCTGGTTACTGCTTGCGGAAACAATTCCTCACTCAGCTCCAGTCAACTTTCCAGCACAACCGGCGACGACTCAGCAGCCGGAATTGAGACCCCTGATCCAACACCAACCCCTACACCGTCGGTAGAACCGACACCGTCACCAACACCTGGTGCTTTGGCTGTCGCCCCAATTTGGGAAGCTGCAAAAACTGATGGCAAACTATGGACCACGCACGTGATGACTCAACTTGAGGTTTTAGGAGAAGACCTTCTTGATGTGATTCCGGCTGACGGCACCACTTTCTGTCCGAAATACAACAGTCTGACTCGCGAACAACGTAAGAACTTCTGGGTCTACCTGATATCACAGATGACAAAGTATGAATCAAATTTCACACCTACGATGAACTACACGGAAAACTTCGATGACAGTTCCGGCAACAACGTGATCAGCGCTGGCCTTCTGCAGCTCTCAGTTGAAAGTGGCAACGCCTACGGGTGTGGCCTTAAAAAGACAACCGACCTGCATAATCCATATACGAACTTAAGCTGTGGTATCCGCATCTTAAATCGTTGGATGGGAAAAGATGCCCGTATCGCGGGACAGGTCAGCGGAAGCTGGAGAGGTGGCGCCCGCTACTGGGCCGTTCTGCGATCATCGAACTCGCCTTACGCAAAAATCGTGGCGGCGACCAAAGCGATTTCAATCTGTAAATAA